The following coding sequences are from one Triticum dicoccoides isolate Atlit2015 ecotype Zavitan chromosome 4A, WEW_v2.0, whole genome shotgun sequence window:
- the LOC119284969 gene encoding uncharacterized protein LOC119284969: protein MDIKDSPVWIRLSYVSCASNDLVLMDESLQLLPAVETLDLSRNRFAKVDNLRKCTKLRNLDLGFNHLRSISSLSEVFSRIGKLVLRNNALTTIHGIENLTSLVGLDLSYNIISNFSELEILGSFSLLQNVWLEGNPICCARWYRARVFSFFHNSENLKLDDKGMNTQEYWEKQVLFGSRQKQPAGYGFYFPAKDDHEDEYTSNSMMKKISRLACILEEERSPCDEGVDQQSSPRDSASSKKDEVAVADNDVKITSLISTAELMKKERSTDWLREFKEWMDENTESTDGDSLYVDFTNRNGSQNKQNRREKLNIESSKSVTDLAKTSEGGSSSNLLESKLSSTDDACNGANGFTAGSLNEVNADQTHVRVHLNSAVQLPPLEFVGTSHPDSFSDVEGGAIFLHTNGTPSNTTSKLIEPSPSFAYPSPQSPPQYKEDILRRRLFLEEEFLQSSGDFQCVGSLGSGSSCSDDSSGDLCSCNSEDDCVAIQTKRELALNGQIASFPYADIDHEEMDGMEFFSQEEKLSDCSAEDDPTFTDAIEFGIKEPDESNQRNGHLDQDSGGHLIRQNGKQKVKRKIFPIFKNRNGTKLEFPEANEDKLDEGVSVGANGHLNYDLSGSTICKDQSSKKHYSSILHKNNLSIDANSVTCNTDRDKYKLIEDFFNLEVANVEESEICEQGARCGYIFQDGSDLIQREVALLRSSQNKLYVLLVDMEQDEQEIMPRVLGCYRLEDLEKVLTGLGLQALRVHMADHTAHLFLTRTSKEAQDVLWLLNLFSFPQLTSGVSLQSWEKIQVKLLEKCICASLKMGIFLYSMLMFWKNDAEEESLVIRSLVVTEGSICVCIENLHQFGCFPDDSHPPYFSLDECCSINSIKEVVVDQHDKECLTLILHKHINEGRFNSSTGNSQNKQADENYTVHTWKLRWFSEETLLKFISVLKALYSGAVSSPLPVKCIS from the exons ATGGATATCAAGGACTCTCCTGTATGGATTCGGCTTTCGTATGTCTCTTGTGCTTCTAATGATCTTGTACTCATGGACGAGTCATTGCAATTGTTACCTGCGGTTGAAACCCTTGATCTTAGTCGGAACCGATTTGCAAAGGTGGATAATCTGCGGAAATGTACAAAGTTGCGAAATCTGGACCTTGGATTtaatcatttgcgctctatatcatcCTTGAGTGAG GTTTTCAGTCGGATTGGTAAACTAGTACTTAGAAACAATGCTTTAACTACTATACATGGGATTGAAAATCTCACGTCGCTTGTGGGCCTTGATctttcttacaacatcatatcaaattTCTCAGAGTTGGAAATTCTTGGCAGCTTTTCTTTGCTACAGAACGTATGGTTGGAAGGCAATCCAATCTGCTGTGCTCGTTGGTATCGAGCACGTGTTTTTAGTTTTTTCCATAATTCAGAAAAT TTAAAGTTAGATGATAAAGGCATGAACACACAAGAATACTGGGAAAAGCAAGTATTGTTTGGAAGCAGACAAAAACAACCTGCTGGCTATGGATTTTATTTCCCTGCAAAAGATGATCATGAGGATGAATACACTTCAAATTCCATGATG AAAAAGATTTCCCGACTTGCCTGTATTCTGGAGGAAGAGAGAAGTCCTTGTGATGAAGGTGTGGACCAGCAGTCCAGCCCCCGTGATAGTGCTAGTTCTAAGAAGGATGAAGTTGCCGTTGCTGATAATGACGTAAAAATTACTTCTTTGATAAGCACAGCAGAGTTGATGAAGAAAGAAAGATCGACTGACTGGCTGCGTGAATTTAAGGAGTGGATGGATGAAAATACAGAGAGCACAGATGGTGACAGCCTTTATGTTGATTTCACTAACAGAAATGGAAGTCAGAACAAACAAAACAGAAGAGAAAAATTGAACATAGAGAGCTCCAAGAGCGTCACAGACCTGGCAAAGACATCAGAAGGTGGAAGCAGCTCAAACCTTTTGGAGTCTAAATTGTCTTCCACAGATGATGCATGCAATGGCGCTAATGGCTTCACTGCAGGATCCTTGAACGAAGTGAATGCTGACCAAACTCATGTAAGGGTACACTTGAATTCTGCCGTACAGCTTCCTCCACTAGAATTTGTGGGCACTTCACATCCAGATTCTTTTTCTGATGTGGAAGGTGGTGCAATTTTTTTGCATACGAACGGAACACCCTCTAACACAACAAGCAAGTTGATAGAACCAAGTCCATCCTTTGCATACCCTAGTCCACAGTCACCCCCACAATACAAGGAAGACATCCTACGTCGAAGActttttctggaggaagagtttTTGCAGAGTTCAGGAGATTTCCAATGTGTTGGTTCTCTTGGTAGTGGTAGCAGCTGCAGTGATGACTCTTCAGGTGATTTATGTTCGTGCAATTCAGAAGATGATTGCGTAGCAATTCAGACAAAAAGGGAACTAGCCCTGAATGGTCAGATTGCTTCATTTCCTTATGCAGATATTGATCATGAGGAAATGGATGGGATGGAGTTTTTCTCACAAGAGGAAAAATTGTCTGACTGTTCGGCAGAAGATGACCCAACTTTTACAGATGCCATAGAGTTTGGTATTAAGGAGCCAGATGAAAGTAACCAGAGGAATGGACATCTAGATCAAGATTCAGGTGGCCATCTGATTAGACAAAATGGCAAGCAAAAGGTTAAGAGGAAGATATTTCCTATTTTTAAGAACCGTAATGGCACTAAACTAGAATTTCCAGAGGCTAATGAAGATAAGTTGGATGAGGGGGTTTCAGTGGGTGCAAATGGTCATCTGAACTACGACCTAAGCGGAAGTACTATTTGCAAGGATCAAAGCTCAAAAAAACACTATTCAAGTATCTTGCACAAGAATAACTTGTCGATTGATGCCAATTCAGTTACTTGCAACACTGATAGGGATAAGTACAAGCTTATAGAGGATTTCTTCAATTTGGAAGTTGCTAATGTTGAAGAGTCCGAAATATGTGAACAAGGAGCTCGTTGTGGATACATATTTCAAGATGGAAGCGATTTAATTCAAAG AGAAGTAGCCTTGTTGAGAAGTTCTCAGAATAAATTGTATGTTCTGCTAGTTGATATGGAGCAAGATGAACAAG AAATTATGCCAAGAGTTTTGGGGTGCTATAGGCTTGAAGATCTGGAAAAAGTTTTGACTGGGCTGGGTCTACAAGCACTAAG GGTACACATGGCAGATCATACAGCTCATCTATTCTTGACACGTACTTCCAAGGAAGCGCAAGATGTACTTTGGCTCTTGAATCTGTTCAGCTTTCCACAGTTAACCAGCGGGGTATCTTTGCAAAG TTGGGAGAAGATCCAAGTTAAATTGCTCGAGAAATGTATATGTGCAAGTTTGAAGATGGGGATATTTCTCTACTCCATGTTGATGTTTTGGAAGAATGATGCTGAAG AGGAATCCCTGGTTATTCGATCCCTTGTTGTTACTGAAGGATCAATATGTGTGTGCATTGAGAACCTACATCAGTTTGGTTGCTTTCCTGATGATTCACACCCTCCATATTTCTCTCTCGATGAATGCTGTTCTATCAACAGTATTAAGGAAGTG GTTGTGGATCAGCACGACAAGGAATGCTTGACATTAATCTTGCACAAACACATAAACGAAGGAAGATTTAACAGCAGCACTGGAAATTCGCAGAACAAGCAAGCAGATGAAAATTACACAGTACATACATGGAAACTGAGGTGGTTTTCTGAAGAAACTCTTTTGAAGTTCATTTCTGTACTTAAGGCTCTTTACTCTGGAGCAGTTTCTTCGCCGTTACCTGTAAAGTGTATATCCTGA